In Bacteroidota bacterium, the genomic window TCTTGCATTGGAAGTCTACCGCTGGTCAGCAGGATCCTGGCTGGAATGTCAGGATTTTTGGAGGATCAGCGGGATAGAACGGGATGTGATGCTCCTGGCCCTCCCAAAACTCCGAATATCCGATGTGTTCGTGCATGCAAACCTTATAAATGATTTTAAAGACGGCCATCTCAACGTGGAAATGAATATCCTGAACAATACAGGATCCAAAACCAGAGACAGCAAAATTGTATGCAACCTCTATGATAAAAATGGTGAAACACCCCTGTTAACCCTTGAAAAAGAATTCACTCTTGCCGGAAACCAGGAAACTGAGATCAATCTTGAAGGAAAGATATCAGGGGTTCATTCCTGGACGGCCGAAACACCAAATCTTTACTTCCTGGAAATAAAACTCTTCGACAAAAAAGGCAACCTGATACAGGAAACCTCTATGCAAACAGGATTCAGGAATGTGGAGATAAAAGACGGACAATTACTCGTTAACGGCAAAGCCATTCTGATCAAGGGAGCGAACCGCCACGAGCACGATCCGGTCACCGGTCATGTGATTTCAAGGGAATCCATGCTTCAGGATGTTAAACTCATGAAACAACACAATATCAACACTGTGCGTACCAGCCATTATCCCAACGATCCCTATTGGTATGCACTTTGCGACGCTTATGGCTTGTATGTTATTGATGAAGCCAACATCGAATCGCATGGGATGGGTTATCATCCCGATCGTACCCTGGGCAATAACCCGCGTTTCATGAATATGCATCTCGACAGGATTGAGAGGATGGTGGAGAGAGATAAAAACCATCCATCGGTCATTATCTGGTCTATGGGCAATGAAGCCGGTGATGGAGTAAATTTCGACACTTGCTACCGTTGGATAAAAGCACGTGACACATCCCGGCCCGTGCATTATGAAAGGGCGGAGTTAAGGCACAACACGGATATTTACTGCCCCATGTACCCCGGTATTGAATATATCGAAAAATATGCCTCCAAGAAACAGGAACGTCCGTTGATCATGTGCGAATATGCCCATGCCATGGGCAACAGTACCGGTAATCTCCAGGAATATTGGGATGTGATTGAACATTACGACCAGCTCCAGGGCGCATCTGTCTGGGATTGGGTCGACCAGGGAATACTAGTACTTGAAGCCGGCCTTCCACCCTATTTCGCCTATGGTGGAGACTTTGGCCCTGAGGGAACGCCCAGCGACAGCAACTTCTGCATCAACGGTCTGGTCGGTCCCGACAGGACCATACATCCTGGATTGCTTGAGGTAAAAAAGGTTTATCAGTATATTTCATTCCGACCCGGAGAAAATCTGCCTGCTGAAATTATCGTACACAACAAGTACGATTTCCTGCCATTGGATTTTGTTGATATTTCCTGGAAAATAATTGAAGACGGCAAAGTTGTGAAAAACGGAACCATGAAACCGCCAATTATCAACCCGGGCCAGGAAGCTGTCATTGACTTACCTATTCCTCCAGGATTCCTGAAAAACGACCACGAATATTTTCTTAATCTTCAGGCAGTATCTACCCATGAGCTACCACTGATACCCTCCGGTCACATTCTTGCTGAAGAACAGATACCCCTGCCCTCCGTCCGCCGTCCCCAGGTAATCCCTCCATCAGGAAAGGTCTCATTCACCGAAAAAAAATCAATTATTACCATCACAACCGAAAAGGGGGAAATCTTATTTAACCGGATTGATGGCATGATGACAGGATTTCTGTGTAATGGTCATAACCTGTTGGAATCAGGCCCGCTGCCGAATTTCTGGAGACCACCGGTTGACAATGACTATGGCAACCGTATGCCAAAACGTTGTAAGCCGTGGAAACAAGCCAGCTATGAAAGGGAATTGCGCAGTTTCGACATCATCCAGGAAAACAACAGTGAGATTGTGGTTAAAACGGAATTCTTCCTGCCCTCCGTGAACTCTCAACTTTATATTGTTTATAGTATTTCAGGAGATGGCAGGGTTTTGGTCACCCAATCGATTGAAACCACTGAGGAAAGCTTACCGGAGCTCCCCCGTTTTGGGACGAAGATGATCTTACCCGGAGCTTATGAACAGGTTTCCTATTACGGTCGTGGCCCTCACGAAAACTATTCCGACAGAAATACATCAGCTTTTTACGGATTGTATGAAAGCACGGTGAAAGAATTGTATTTCCCCTATGTCAGGCCCCAGGAAAATGGCAACAGAACCGGCTTGCGTTGGTTAACCCTAACGGACGATGAAGGTTATGGCCTCAAAATATCCGGTATGCCCTTCTTCTCAGGATCCGCCCTGCATTATTCCATCCAGGACCTGGATTACGACGATTCCGGAAATAAGCATACCAGCAACCTGAGACCTCATCCGGAAATATTCCTCCAGATAGATATGAGGCAGATGGGAGTAGGCGGCAATGACAGCTGGGGAGCCAAACCCCTCGATAAATACAGGATAATGCCCGGAAATTACTCTTTCAGTTTCATAATGAGTCCGGTGATACCGTAGATTGGCAGTTTTTGATACATTTGCCTAAACTAAAAACCGACCTATGATACTTAATGCATCCGACTGGGTTATTATCATCGTCTTTTTTGCCGTTTCCATGCTTATTGGCATACTTGTTTCCAGGAAAGCCGGTAAAAATTATTCGGAATATTTTCTCAGCGGCCGGAACATGCCGTGGTGGTTGTTGGGGGTATCCATGGTAGCTACAACATTTTCCTGTGATACACCCAACCTGGTCACCGACATCGTTCGCCAGCATGGTGTAGCCGGCAACTGGGCATGGTGGGCCTTTCTTCTGACCGGCATGCTGACAGTATTTATTTATGCAAAGCTCTGGCGGAGGTCAGGGATATTTACCGACCTTGAGTTTTACGAAATACGTTACAGTGGGCGGATGGCTGCTTTTGTAAGAGGATTCAGGGCAATTTACCTTGGATTCTTCTTTAATGTGATGGTAATGGCTACGGTTTCCCTGGCCATGATAAAGATCGGTGAAGTGATGCTGGGATGGTCCCCGGCAACAACCCTGCTGGTCTCTCTCACTGTCACGGTAATCTATTCCACATTAGGAGGGTTACGAGGCATATTGCTAACCGACTTCCTGCAGTTTGTAATCGCTATGATCGGATCCATCGGGGCAGCTATTTTCCTCATCAACATGCCGGAGGTGGGAGGCCTTCACGGACTCATCTCAAATGTCCAGGTCAAGCCCCATCTCAACCTTATCCCCGATACCTCCAATATGGAAATCTTCATTACCATTCTGATTCTTCCTATTGCGGTTCAATGGTGGAGCGTATGGTATCCGGGAGCTGAACCCGGCGGTGGTGGATATATCGCTCAACGAATGCTGGCCGCCCGTTCCGAGAAAGGGGCTGTTAAAGCAACCCTTCTCTTTAACATCGCTCATTACGCATTGAGACCCTGGCCATGGATCATTGTGGCCCTTGCTTCTCTGATCGTCTTCCCCGATATTGAATCCCTCAGAGCTGCCTTCCCTGATGCCGACCCCCAGTTTGTAAGAAACGATTTTGCCTATCCGGCTATGCTTAGTTTCCTGCCCAACGGGTTCCTCGGACTGGTCGTTGCCTCTTTGATCGCCGCATTCATGTCAACAATCTCAACGCACCTTAACTGGGGTTCTTCTTATATCGTTAACGACTTTTACAAACGCTTCCTGAAACCCGACGCAAGCGAAACAGCCCAGGTCATCACCGGAAGGATCACTACCGTAGTATTGGCTGTCGTGGCAACACTACTTGCTTTGCTAATGAACAACGCATTGCAGGCATTTAATATCCTGCTGCAAA contains:
- a CDS encoding DUF4981 domain-containing protein; this encodes MTNFRLTLGLFCLTLPFFITGQDNHSEWKTPEITGVNKVNPHFIQIPVSDVNNEGYGMPDHVLNLNGEWKFRWVEKPADIINGFESVEYNDDDWDMIRVPANWELSGYGIPIYVNIAYEFTKNPNPPELPQDYNPVGMYRTGFHIPESWKDMDVHLFFGAVKSAFYLYINGRYIGYSQGSKTPAEFDITPYILPGENLLALEVYRWSAGSWLECQDFWRISGIERDVMLLALPKLRISDVFVHANLINDFKDGHLNVEMNILNNTGSKTRDSKIVCNLYDKNGETPLLTLEKEFTLAGNQETEINLEGKISGVHSWTAETPNLYFLEIKLFDKKGNLIQETSMQTGFRNVEIKDGQLLVNGKAILIKGANRHEHDPVTGHVISRESMLQDVKLMKQHNINTVRTSHYPNDPYWYALCDAYGLYVIDEANIESHGMGYHPDRTLGNNPRFMNMHLDRIERMVERDKNHPSVIIWSMGNEAGDGVNFDTCYRWIKARDTSRPVHYERAELRHNTDIYCPMYPGIEYIEKYASKKQERPLIMCEYAHAMGNSTGNLQEYWDVIEHYDQLQGASVWDWVDQGILVLEAGLPPYFAYGGDFGPEGTPSDSNFCINGLVGPDRTIHPGLLEVKKVYQYISFRPGENLPAEIIVHNKYDFLPLDFVDISWKIIEDGKVVKNGTMKPPIINPGQEAVIDLPIPPGFLKNDHEYFLNLQAVSTHELPLIPSGHILAEEQIPLPSVRRPQVIPPSGKVSFTEKKSIITITTEKGEILFNRIDGMMTGFLCNGHNLLESGPLPNFWRPPVDNDYGNRMPKRCKPWKQASYERELRSFDIIQENNSEIVVKTEFFLPSVNSQLYIVYSISGDGRVLVTQSIETTEESLPELPRFGTKMILPGAYEQVSYYGRGPHENYSDRNTSAFYGLYESTVKELYFPYVRPQENGNRTGLRWLTLTDDEGYGLKISGMPFFSGSALHYSIQDLDYDDSGNKHTSNLRPHPEIFLQIDMRQMGVGGNDSWGAKPLDKYRIMPGNYSFSFIMSPVIP
- a CDS encoding Na+:solute symporter, whose amino-acid sequence is MILNASDWVIIIVFFAVSMLIGILVSRKAGKNYSEYFLSGRNMPWWLLGVSMVATTFSCDTPNLVTDIVRQHGVAGNWAWWAFLLTGMLTVFIYAKLWRRSGIFTDLEFYEIRYSGRMAAFVRGFRAIYLGFFFNVMVMATVSLAMIKIGEVMLGWSPATTLLVSLTVTVIYSTLGGLRGILLTDFLQFVIAMIGSIGAAIFLINMPEVGGLHGLISNVQVKPHLNLIPDTSNMEIFITILILPIAVQWWSVWYPGAEPGGGGYIAQRMLAARSEKGAVKATLLFNIAHYALRPWPWIIVALASLIVFPDIESLRAAFPDADPQFVRNDFAYPAMLSFLPNGFLGLVVASLIAAFMSTISTHLNWGSSYIVNDFYKRFLKPDASETAQVITGRITTVVLAVVATLLALLMNNALQAFNILLQIGAGTGLIFILRWFWYRINAYSEITAMIVSFLVAIYLQLIHPYTGLPLISAGWQLVVGVAITTVCWLIVTLFTPPADKKTLYGFYKLVHPGGPGWKKVLAMAQEDKVVLEPDGTAKWDVPKGILGMLLGCLMIYSLLFATGHWIYGNYGWAILATAIALISMWLLNKVWGRLKIV